From the Helianthus annuus cultivar XRQ/B chromosome 17, HanXRQr2.0-SUNRISE, whole genome shotgun sequence genome, the window agaatcagatggtgtttgatcaaaaactgttgttctttctgaactttcatctgatgaaacagactCTCCTTCTTGACTTTTATCATCACTAGCAAACACTTACATCCATTCTGTAAATAAATCAGGTTCTTGGATGATTTTTGAAACTAGAGCAACAACATTTGACTCAGgtggaatatatttgtcccagctgaaaccttctgccaccttttcatcatcttgatcaatgatgccgtaataagctttcttgtttgcatcttcgatcattctagcatgtgcagtttgtggctccttttgttgttgttgttgtggttgatgagcaacttgttgatatatggctttccgatagtaatcatcattaccaaatggattctttgctccactagcttcttgatttttgcattctcttttgaaatgacctttctccctacaacgaaaacacgtaactttagatttatcaaaacccaaagtagaaacatgtgcatccagaaaatcatttctccctgtaatcattttaaacttttcagctctcctcaagacactagccaaacaccatttgatgtccatgagctccatctcttcagcatcgatctgatcgtaatcctcttttgttaacataggatttccgatccttccagcgACTAATCCCTCATAGGTCTCCAAAACTGTAGCAAGTAATGTCATGTGATCTCTTGCAACTTCTTCAGACAAACTCTGACCATTTGGGAGATTCAATGCAATGatgcactgtatcacacaaccatttccagtttttgaacTTTGTTGCTGAAAACTTGTATTTCAACTCTTAGGATTCACACTTGGGTATTAAGAGATTCCACTGCTACTGTTTGAACTTTAATCAGCAGCTCCAGATGAGTTCCcggcactaaatgcagtttgaaTTTTAGGACTCATTTCAACTTcttgaacactacctttgtaatacattctcacatcttgttgattactcggattattcatccttgcaatcttttgttgttcaagatcttgactctcaatcttttcaatgaactgtgagatagtcaatccatcatattccccagtattcttcagaatcataaaaaatgtaccccactctttctgaggtaaagcatcagctaacttgtcgacccacTCATCTTGAGTTTTCTCTATTCCCAACAAAGCCATAGATCGAACcaagtggcaatatctttcaaccaGCTTCTTTGATGTTTCTCCTGCCAAGCTTgaaaacaaatcgaattctttctttagaagtgcTTTCTTACTTTTAATCATTttctcactaccctcgaatttaaccttcaaagcatcccagattgaacgtgcagtgttatcatgttgaagcagGATAAAAATGTCTTCCTTTACAGCTTGTTGtagaagactgatcatcatcttttctgctttatacatgTCTCTCTCTTTGTCATTCAATTCAGAAATAGCTTTTGTAACACCCAAATCAGTACGCGGTCTAACATACTTCTTCTCAATGCATTCCCAAGACCTTAAGTgatttgcttgtacccagttttcgaatcgatctttccatccataatactcctcgattcccataagcttcgggggcttttgcaaagttccggtttcgttttccatgttcatgctttgagcaatagcagccggagtagtcggggatgaagCAAACGCGTTATAAAAATCTTCGTCAGACAAAgaccttcaaacgaaattacctgcACACACAAACTTCAAACAGAATtaaactttcaaacggaattatctaatttcgtgcgaaattagacAAAATTTCCAACGAAATTAAAATTTCACACGGTATTaactaatttcgtgcggaattagtttctgtttcaagcgaaattaacttcacaccttaattccgtgcggaattaagtAACAAACTCAAATGAAATTAGCCAGCAcagtaattccgtgcgaaattataatgcaacttcaaacgaaatcatTGATGATGTCAGCATTTTTGAAACGAAATTACTTGTTTTATCAGATTTTGATTGAATTtaggtccaattttctcaaggctttgttaaaacatgattccGATTAAGATGTGTGAAATTCAGAACTTTTTAACCGTGGAAATTTGTTCAAttaagaaaagaaggtgtagaagtgagaagatgagatgaaatcaggctgaattttgcagaactcctcctcctgtgctctgataccagttgtaggatcgttttcggacccgaattgagtcgatcagaggcgttctatacactatgaaaggcggaaacagacataatgcaTGAATTCAGCAAGATCTTCACTTAAATTGTCGTTTGTATTGATCTGGAACACAAttacagcaagacgacacttcgaTAGAGCTTCGCCGTTGGAAAATCTCTAGGTAATTTCGTACCAACTGACACGAAATCAAGCCTATTTATAGACACACTAATTCCATGTGAAACGTGCTTCACAGGGAAATAAATTCATGCGAAATTAACATTCATACGATATTACTAACTAATTCCGTACAGAATTATCAAAGTCctcttcatgcggaattaggtAGTTCATGCGAAATTAGCTTTTTGATCATTTTCCTCGAACTTCGTGCCAcgaacaatgcaagactcgatacaagacgaagtcgacagatgtatgcaccaacagttgtggtagtggtggtggtggttgtggtggtttggcggttgtggtggtggttaggcgggtgtggaggtggctgtggtggtggtggttcggcggatgtggtggtggtggtggtggtgaggtggctgtggtgctggtggtggtgggtcggctgtggtggtggtggtgcttggatctgattttttttatttttaacaatatatttTCGGCCGAGTCTAATGCTATAATTGTATGTTTTATTAACAGGATATCGAAAGTCCAGGGGCGGACCCACCACCAtgccaaggtgggcgggcgcacccccgagAAAAAAACAATTTATGTAATTTTCCGaagaaaatcccgtccgcaccccttgcaatttttcgtccgcaccccttggaatttttccgtcgcaccccttggaatttttcatcCACACCCCTTGGGTAAAAAATATTATGGAtttatattataattttttaGTAAAGtctgattttttataaaaaaagactACCTATATTAATACATTATACTACTTAAACCCAATTACCCAAACCAAAGCATAACCCATTAGTCCATATCCATTACCCAATACCCAACAATAAACAAAAAGCCCATTAGTAATTACCCAATACCCAACAATAAACATTAACAATTAGCCCAAAAACCCCTTCAATATCCTCCCGCCCTTATGTTTCTGTTCTACGACATCCTGCCCAGTGCCCAGCGACTTCATCAGCAAGCaagccagcagcaacagcagccggTGACAGTCAAAATTCCGGCCAAAAACTGACCGGAATCCGGCCAGGCAGCAACAACACAGCAGCGACATCATCaagggttagtttttttgtttttttttatgattttactTAATGATTTACTGCCATAGATGTTTTTTTTGATGATTAAGTTATTTAGATGATTTTTACGGGTGATTAAACAATTCTAGGGCTTGATGATTATGCtatttagatgatttttaggggtGATATTTAGATGATTTTTGGAACGATGAATTTATGGTCATGGATGATGGATCAATATGATTGTGATAGGAACCGTGAGTAGAGACGTTATGGcgcgatttctcaagaggaaGAAAGTGGATACGTCTTCCGAACTAATTAATTTGGATACTCTTCCTTCGGATCCGTATGATCGCAAGCCGATAGAATCATATAATGTGAATCAACGGGATGAGATTAGAAGGGCATATATACTAAGAGGACTGTATCAACTAAGAGGTATCGAATTCCCACAAACAACGTTTCAAGGTGAGGAGTTAAGAAAATTTAAGGAAGAATGGTATGACAAACATGAGTATAAGGGATGGTTAGAGTATAGCTCAAAATCGGATCGTGTGTTTTGCTTATGTTGCTATTTGTTTAGGAGCCACTTCGGAGATGGTAGAGACACATTTGTGAGCGGTGGGTATAACAATTGGATAAAGGTACATGCGTCACTTAAAAAACATGTTGGTTTAGTTAATAGTCTACACAACAAATGTTTCCAAAAGAGTGCCGATTTAGTTAACGAAAATCAAGCGGTACACACACAATGGGACAATAGAACCCCTAAGGAGAAACGTGAATACCGACTTAGACTTAGTGCATCTACTTTGCTTTGGAAAAGGTTGTTGAATGGCGGATTGGCGTTTCGTGGACATGATGAATCAAAAGATTCATTAATTAAAGGGAATTTCTTAGAGCTTTTAGAACTCATGGGTGAAATGAATGAAGAGCTTGCTAAAGTTATCTTAGAGAATGCACCCGCGAATAACCAAATGACACGTCCTAAAATTCAAGCGGACATCAAACATTGTTATGCTCAAGAGGTAATTAAACAAATTTTAGAAGAACTTGGTGATGATGTTTTTTCTTTATTAGTAGATGAATCATGTGATGTATcaaaaaaggaacaaatggcagtTGTTATTCGTTTTGTAGATAAAGTTGGGATTGTTAAGGAGCGTTTTATTGGGCTTGTTCATGTCAAACAGATAAGCGCAATAACACTCAAAATGGCTATTGATGATATATTGGCACGTTATGGGTTAAGTTTGAAAAGGATTAGAGGCCAAGGCTATGACGGGGCAAGTAACATGTCGGGCGAGTTTAACGGCCTAAGGGCTCTAATCTTAAAGGAAAATGTTTCGGCTTTTTATATTCATTGCTTTGCACACCAACTTCAACTAGTTGTTGTGGCGGTGGCTCACAAACACACACCAATTTGGAGAGTTTTTGAAACGATAACATGTTTAACAAATGTCGTTTGTGCATCTTCTAAACGGCAAGATATGCTTCGTAAAAGCCAAAGAAGACAATTGGAAAAAAATGGAAGATGTACTTTGTACCGGAAGTGGGTTGAACCAAGAAATGACGCTTTCAAGGCCCGAGGATACACGTTGGAATTCCCATTACAAGACACTTTCCCGTTTAAtttctgatgtgtgtaaaatgcaacatataaattacatcaaatgaggcataaaactaaccctttttaagtactaatgttgggaaaagagtgtttttgtcttccttttgtattttcaggattaaatgagctcaaattcacaaaagaagcaaaaagacagctaaatctaacataaatacaagaaaaggaacataagtggattgcccggcccctcaacagcatccttcCAAGcgaaatagagaaggcagaagactgaacacgccccgtgctcagccagcacggggccgtgcccaagaagcagcagaaaagggaaacctatagaagcttctattgcccaccatggggccgtgtccagcggatacgggggcgtggcgaaagtacagcaggcgcattaattgtaattgcgaattacaattaatgaagagagagagtgtcagacggacacggggccgtgcccagccttctgttcagcctataaataggagtgtttggtctcattgcaactcatcccttggcacaccacctctctcacacttcatccaccacccaacaacatcatccaccaccatcatccattgtccatcatagagtgtgtgagtcgtctcgggatccaagattgatcgtaagagttcttgacaatcaaggccatgtttgcctaagtctcttacatcacttggtgaagacaagtgtttagtataatactttttatttttaatcttttgcactttttatttggttttgtattaatgactttaataactagtttcttatgttgaaggtgatctttccttatcatttgtccgtggtgtcttggcattattttaatgtctatataaaataaaagattttcaccattcatatctccacggtctatatggaggtatgttggctacctggtcgggggttaagggaatggtttgatAAGGgacttgcccttgttcagcgtttagaggtcctgcaagggacctgggtcaaatttagtaggatctccttcaatgcccataggtattggatggcggggatccaaactctttgaccccctcataagttaactactattaatactataacccggctatttaggactgtatccctgctgactcagactacttagtcgagggtaacgtcaccgccaaaagcggggcctaccataatttgcattaataacttaattcattatcttccaataatccaaccctttaggattgtatccttgctgactcaaactactgggttgagggtaacgtcgccttcaaaagaggggcctactacaataactaagatggtctcttaaacaagtgcaaaagtgcgaaaataatcaaaggttatactaatacacgagtcggatccaagtgattcatcttgtctatctgtttttatttttatttttatttttcagcatttagttagtttttattttcttagtttaacaatcttttctaactttttgatttgattagacgttgaggataaaccggtactaaaagctcttgtgtccttggacgacctcggtatcttaccaacactatactacgtccacgatggtgcacttgcccatatgtgtgtttagtgttagtaaatatcgtgttttataaatttaaaacttggctaaaagtgtaaaaagggcttaaaatatacttcaaaaatatatatacactgacacgcatcaagtttttggcgccgctgccggggaaacaaggattttaagaaagcttaaaatcgacggcctaatcagtttttcaaaacctttttaaaacgcgcgcacatttttctgcattttagtttagtttgcatttacaatagcctgaacacggggccgtgctcactgaacacg encodes:
- the LOC110925199 gene encoding zinc finger MYM-type protein 1-like, with translation MIVIGTVSRDVMARFLKRKKVDTSSELINLDTLPSDPYDRKPIESYNVNQRDEIRRAYILRGLYQLRGIEFPQTTFQGEELRKFKEEWYDKHEYKGWLEYSSKSDRVFCLCCYLFRSHFGDGRDTFVSGGYNNWIKVHASLKKHVGLVNSLHNKCFQKSADLVNENQAVHTQWDNRTPKEKREYRLRLSASTLLWKRLLNGGLAFRGHDESKDSLIKGNFLELLELMGEMNEELAKVILENAPANNQMTRPKIQADIKHCYAQEVIKQILEELGDDVFSLLVDESCDVSKKEQMAVVIRFVDKVGIVKERFIGLVHVKQISAITLKMAIDDILARYGLSLKRIRGQGYDGASNMSGEFNGLRALILKENVSAFYIHCFAHQLQLVVVAVAHKHTPIWRVFETITCLTNVVCASSKRQDMLRKSQRRQLEKNGRCTLYRKWVEPRNDAFKARGYTLEFPLQDTFPFNF